In Macaca nemestrina isolate mMacNem1 chromosome 9, mMacNem.hap1, whole genome shotgun sequence, a single genomic region encodes these proteins:
- the LOC105486606 gene encoding putative zinc finger protein 487 isoform X5, translating to MQYVMLLLHKPSQLTQRELCSSCQRGGVAASGPCPEDPVQRCDAGELQPPPLYRDVMLENYSLLLSVGYCITKPVVICKLEHGEVLWILEEESPSQSHLDCCIDDNLLEKRQENQDQHLQKVDFFSNKTLTMDRNGVLGKTFYLDTNPILLRKIRGNCDSYGVNLNYILELIISNRSSFIRNPSECNAHGKVFLCMKRENPYVRGKPLEYDGNGKAVFQNEDLFRHQTLKQCFEYNQCGKAFHEEAACITHKRVCSWETL from the exons ATGCAATATGTAATGCTTCTGCTCCACAAGCCATCCCAGCTGACTCAACGGGAGTTGTGCTCCAGCTGTCAGAGAG GAGGAGTGGCAGCATCTGGACCCTGCCCAGAGGACCCTGTACAGAgatgtgatgctggagaactacaacctcctcctctgTACAGAGACGTGATGCTGGAGAACTACAGTCTCCTCCTCTCAGTGG GGTATTGTATTACCAAACCAGTGGTGATTTGCAAGTTGGAGCATGGAGAGGTGCTGTGGATATTAGAGGAAGAGTCCCCAAGTCAGAGCCACCTAG ACTGCTGCATAGATGATAACCTGTTGGAGAAGAGACAGGAAAATCAAGACCAGCATTTGCAGAAAGTTGATTTTTTCAGCAACAAAACACTGACTATGGACAGAAATGGTGTATTaggaaaaacattttatcttGACACAAACCCCATTCTATTAAGAAAAATACGTGGCAACTGTGACTCATATGGAGTGAATTTGAATTATATTTTGGAATTAATTATTAGTAATAGAAGCTCCTTTATAAGGAACCCTTCTGAGTGTAATGCACATGGGAAAGTTTTCCTTTGTATGAAGCGTGAAAATCCTTATGTCAGAGGGAAACCTTTGGAATATGATGGAAATGGGAAAGCCGTCTTTCAGAATGAGGACCTATTTAGGCATCAAACTCTGAAGCAGTGTTTTGAATACAATCAGTGTGGGAAGGCTTTTCATGAAGAGGCAGCCTGCATTACCCATAAGAGAGTGTGCTCATGGGAGACCCTGTGA
- the LOC105486606 gene encoding putative zinc finger protein 487 isoform X2, with protein MVFWYVAQAGLELLGPSDPPALASQNVGITGVAASGPCPEDPVQRCDAGELQPPPLYRDVMLENYSLLLSVGYCITKPVVICKLEHGEVLWILEEESPSQSHLDCCIDDNLLEKRQENQDQHLQKVDFFSNKTLTMDRNGVLGKTFYLDTNPILLRKIRGNCDSYGVNLNYILELIISNRSSFIRNPSECNAHGKVFLCMKRENPYVRGKPLEYDGNGKAVFQNEDLFRHQTLKQCFEYNQCGKAFHEEAACITHKRVCSWETL; from the exons atggtgttttggtatgttgcccaggctggtcttgaactcctgggcccaagtgatcctcctgccttggcctcccaaaacgttgggattacag GAGTGGCAGCATCTGGACCCTGCCCAGAGGACCCTGTACAGAgatgtgatgctggagaactacaacctcctcctctgTACAGAGACGTGATGCTGGAGAACTACAGTCTCCTCCTCTCAGTGG GGTATTGTATTACCAAACCAGTGGTGATTTGCAAGTTGGAGCATGGAGAGGTGCTGTGGATATTAGAGGAAGAGTCCCCAAGTCAGAGCCACCTAG ACTGCTGCATAGATGATAACCTGTTGGAGAAGAGACAGGAAAATCAAGACCAGCATTTGCAGAAAGTTGATTTTTTCAGCAACAAAACACTGACTATGGACAGAAATGGTGTATTaggaaaaacattttatcttGACACAAACCCCATTCTATTAAGAAAAATACGTGGCAACTGTGACTCATATGGAGTGAATTTGAATTATATTTTGGAATTAATTATTAGTAATAGAAGCTCCTTTATAAGGAACCCTTCTGAGTGTAATGCACATGGGAAAGTTTTCCTTTGTATGAAGCGTGAAAATCCTTATGTCAGAGGGAAACCTTTGGAATATGATGGAAATGGGAAAGCCGTCTTTCAGAATGAGGACCTATTTAGGCATCAAACTCTGAAGCAGTGTTTTGAATACAATCAGTGTGGGAAGGCTTTTCATGAAGAGGCAGCCTGCATTACCCATAAGAGAGTGTGCTCATGGGAGACCCTGTGA
- the LOC105486606 gene encoding putative zinc finger protein 487 isoform X7 — MLENYSLLLSVGYCITKPVVICKLEHGEVLWILEEESPSQSHLDCCIDDNLLEKRQENQDQHLQKVDFFSNKTLTMDRNGVLGKTFYLDTNPILLRKIRGNCDSYGVNLNYILELIISNRSSFIRNPSECNAHGKVFLCMKRENPYVRGKPLEYDGNGKAVFQNEDLFRHQTLKQCFEYNQCGKAFHEEAACITHKRVCSWETL; from the exons ATGCTGGAGAACTACAGTCTCCTCCTCTCAGTGG GGTATTGTATTACCAAACCAGTGGTGATTTGCAAGTTGGAGCATGGAGAGGTGCTGTGGATATTAGAGGAAGAGTCCCCAAGTCAGAGCCACCTAG ACTGCTGCATAGATGATAACCTGTTGGAGAAGAGACAGGAAAATCAAGACCAGCATTTGCAGAAAGTTGATTTTTTCAGCAACAAAACACTGACTATGGACAGAAATGGTGTATTaggaaaaacattttatcttGACACAAACCCCATTCTATTAAGAAAAATACGTGGCAACTGTGACTCATATGGAGTGAATTTGAATTATATTTTGGAATTAATTATTAGTAATAGAAGCTCCTTTATAAGGAACCCTTCTGAGTGTAATGCACATGGGAAAGTTTTCCTTTGTATGAAGCGTGAAAATCCTTATGTCAGAGGGAAACCTTTGGAATATGATGGAAATGGGAAAGCCGTCTTTCAGAATGAGGACCTATTTAGGCATCAAACTCTGAAGCAGTGTTTTGAATACAATCAGTGTGGGAAGGCTTTTCATGAAGAGGCAGCCTGCATTACCCATAAGAGAGTGTGCTCATGGGAGACCCTGTGA
- the LOC105486606 gene encoding putative zinc finger protein 487 isoform X6, with amino-acid sequence MQYVMLLLHKPSQLTQRELCSSCQRGVAASGPCPEDPVQRCDAGELQPPPLYRDVMLENYSLLLSVGYCITKPVVICKLEHGEVLWILEEESPSQSHLDCCIDDNLLEKRQENQDQHLQKVDFFSNKTLTMDRNGVLGKTFYLDTNPILLRKIRGNCDSYGVNLNYILELIISNRSSFIRNPSECNAHGKVFLCMKRENPYVRGKPLEYDGNGKAVFQNEDLFRHQTLKQCFEYNQCGKAFHEEAACITHKRVCSWETL; translated from the exons ATGCAATATGTAATGCTTCTGCTCCACAAGCCATCCCAGCTGACTCAACGGGAGTTGTGCTCCAGCTGTCAGAGAG GAGTGGCAGCATCTGGACCCTGCCCAGAGGACCCTGTACAGAgatgtgatgctggagaactacaacctcctcctctgTACAGAGACGTGATGCTGGAGAACTACAGTCTCCTCCTCTCAGTGG GGTATTGTATTACCAAACCAGTGGTGATTTGCAAGTTGGAGCATGGAGAGGTGCTGTGGATATTAGAGGAAGAGTCCCCAAGTCAGAGCCACCTAG ACTGCTGCATAGATGATAACCTGTTGGAGAAGAGACAGGAAAATCAAGACCAGCATTTGCAGAAAGTTGATTTTTTCAGCAACAAAACACTGACTATGGACAGAAATGGTGTATTaggaaaaacattttatcttGACACAAACCCCATTCTATTAAGAAAAATACGTGGCAACTGTGACTCATATGGAGTGAATTTGAATTATATTTTGGAATTAATTATTAGTAATAGAAGCTCCTTTATAAGGAACCCTTCTGAGTGTAATGCACATGGGAAAGTTTTCCTTTGTATGAAGCGTGAAAATCCTTATGTCAGAGGGAAACCTTTGGAATATGATGGAAATGGGAAAGCCGTCTTTCAGAATGAGGACCTATTTAGGCATCAAACTCTGAAGCAGTGTTTTGAATACAATCAGTGTGGGAAGGCTTTTCATGAAGAGGCAGCCTGCATTACCCATAAGAGAGTGTGCTCATGGGAGACCCTGTGA
- the LOC105486606 gene encoding putative zinc finger protein 487 isoform X1 codes for MVFWYVAQAGLELLGPSDPPALASQNVGITGGVAASGPCPEDPVQRCDAGELQPPPLYRDVMLENYSLLLSVGYCITKPVVICKLEHGEVLWILEEESPSQSHLDCCIDDNLLEKRQENQDQHLQKVDFFSNKTLTMDRNGVLGKTFYLDTNPILLRKIRGNCDSYGVNLNYILELIISNRSSFIRNPSECNAHGKVFLCMKRENPYVRGKPLEYDGNGKAVFQNEDLFRHQTLKQCFEYNQCGKAFHEEAACITHKRVCSWETL; via the exons atggtgttttggtatgttgcccaggctggtcttgaactcctgggcccaagtgatcctcctgccttggcctcccaaaacgttgggattacag GAGGAGTGGCAGCATCTGGACCCTGCCCAGAGGACCCTGTACAGAgatgtgatgctggagaactacaacctcctcctctgTACAGAGACGTGATGCTGGAGAACTACAGTCTCCTCCTCTCAGTGG GGTATTGTATTACCAAACCAGTGGTGATTTGCAAGTTGGAGCATGGAGAGGTGCTGTGGATATTAGAGGAAGAGTCCCCAAGTCAGAGCCACCTAG ACTGCTGCATAGATGATAACCTGTTGGAGAAGAGACAGGAAAATCAAGACCAGCATTTGCAGAAAGTTGATTTTTTCAGCAACAAAACACTGACTATGGACAGAAATGGTGTATTaggaaaaacattttatcttGACACAAACCCCATTCTATTAAGAAAAATACGTGGCAACTGTGACTCATATGGAGTGAATTTGAATTATATTTTGGAATTAATTATTAGTAATAGAAGCTCCTTTATAAGGAACCCTTCTGAGTGTAATGCACATGGGAAAGTTTTCCTTTGTATGAAGCGTGAAAATCCTTATGTCAGAGGGAAACCTTTGGAATATGATGGAAATGGGAAAGCCGTCTTTCAGAATGAGGACCTATTTAGGCATCAAACTCTGAAGCAGTGTTTTGAATACAATCAGTGTGGGAAGGCTTTTCATGAAGAGGCAGCCTGCATTACCCATAAGAGAGTGTGCTCATGGGAGACCCTGTGA